The Curtobacterium sp. MCSS17_015 genomic sequence AGCCTAGTACGACGACGTGGCGGACCGGGAGCACAGGCGGCCCCAGCAGACTGGGACGTCGACCGAGCAGCCACCTCCGGCGCCGGTCGACCCGGACAGGAGGCCCGTGATGGTCGTGTACGACAGCCGACCGGTCCGACGTGCCCGCCAGGTCGTCACCGACCTCCTCGTCCTCGTCGGTCTGGTCCTCTCCGTGGTGGTGGGCAGGGAGGTCGCCGGCTCGATCGAACGGCTCGCGTCCATCGGCACCCGCGTGCAGGACGAGGGCTCGGCGTTCCAGCGGCAACTGTCGGCGACCGCACGGGCCCTGGCGGACATCCCCCTCGCCGGCGACGCCGTGAGCGCGCCGCTGCGGAAGGCGAGCGAGCACGCGGGCGCCGTCGCGGCCGCGGGAGCGCAGCAGCACGACACCGCCGTCCACCTGGCGCACCTCGTCGGCGGCGGCCTCACCGTCGTGTTCGTCGTGGTCCTGCTCCTCGTCTGGACGCGCACCCGTGGCCGGTTCGTCCGCGCCGCGACCGCTGCCCGCGAGGTCGACCGTGGGCCGGACGGGACCGAGGTCCTGGCGCTCCGGGCACTCGTCGGACGCGACGCCGTGACCGCGCTCGGCCCCGGGGTCGTCGACCGGTGGCGGGAGCGGGACCCGGCGACCATCGCGGCCCTCGCCGACCTCGAACGCCGCAGCTGCGGGCTGCGGAGCCGTCCCGGTCGGCCCTGACCCGGACTGCCGGTGTCTTGTCGGGCGGGCAGCCCGGCGGTACCGTCACGGCATCGACGAAGGAGTCCCGATGCCCGCGCGCTTCGTGTACTGGATGAACGTCTCGCTCGACCTGCTCATCGAGCGGGACCACGGCGACCACAGCGGCCTCGAGGGGCCCGACTGGCTCCGCATCGACGGCCCACTGCACCGGGAGTTCAACGCCCGTGCCCGCGCGATGACGATGTTCGTCGAGGGGCGGGTCGTCCGCGACATGATGGACCCGTTCTGGCCGGACGCCCGAGCGGACGAGTCGCTGCCGGAGTGGTTCCGCGAGTTCGGGCACATCTGGACCGACATCCCGAAGGTCCTGGTGTCGCGGACCCGGACGGCCGCCGACCACCACACCCGGGTCATCGGCGGTGACGACGCGATCGCTCAGCTCGCGGCCCTGCGGCAGGAGTCCGAGGGGGACATCGCGGTCGGCGGGGCGACCCTCGCCACGCAGCTGCTCGCCGCGGGGCTCGTCGACGAGCTCCTGCTGTACACGCACCCCGCGGTCCTCGGCGCCGGTCGACCGCTCTTCGACGAACCGGTCCCGGAGCCCCTGCTGCTCGACCTCCTCGAACAGCGCGCGTTCCCCGACGGTGTCACCCTGCACCGGTACGCAGTGCGGGGAGCGACGGCGTGAACGCGCCGGAGCGGCAGTGCCCGGTCGGGGCGAGGGTCGAGGGCGCTCGTTGCGGGTTCGGGTCTCCGCGACGAGCGCCCTCGCGCTACGACGCCGTCGGGTACGACGCGTGGTCACGACGAGGCCAGCCCGGGAACAGGGATCGGGCATCCGCGGCAGGGTCCGCGGTGTAGCGCGGGCGACGCTACGCCGTTCGCGCTCGATACCCAAGCGTTTCGAGCATGTTGGCCGATCTCCGCGGTCTCGGACGGGAGGCCCACACCGCGTCAGGGACGCCCGTGCGGTGATCCGGGCCTCCCGTCCGGCGCGGGAACCGACCCGGGACGGCGGGTCAGAGCGTGACGCCCTGCCAGCGCGGTCCACTACCGGTGACGACGACCCGGCGGGGCTCGTCCGGGACGTCGTCCGGGTCGACGTCCTCGCCGGTCTCGGCGGCACCGCCGGTCGCGCGGACGATCTCGACGTCCAGGACGCTGTCGCTGACTCCGTCGACCATGCCGCGACCCCACTCGACGACGACGATCGAGCCGTCCCAGTCGAGGTCCAGGTCGTCGAGCTCCACCGGGTCGCTCAGTCGGTAGGCATCCACGTGGACGAGGTCCGGGCCGGCGGTGGTCGGGTGGGTGCGAGCGAGCACGAAGGTGGGGCTGGAGACCTGGCCGCGGGCGCCGAGTGCGGACCCGAGGCCGCGCGTCATGGTGGTCTTGCCGGCACCGAGCGGTCCGGTGAGCACCACGAGGTCCCCGGCGCGCAGCACCCGGGCCAGGCGCGCGCCCAGCGCCCCCATCTGCTCCGTGGTGTCGACCGTGGTGTCGAGCAGGACGGTCACGTCCGCTCCCCGCGCAGGTACTCGCCGACCCGGCCCGCACCGGAGTGGCCCTCGTGCACGCGCTGGACCCGACTGCCGATCCGGCAGACGACCTCCTCACCGATGGTGTCGATCGCGGCCGCCCACTCGAGCACGGTCATCTCGCCGTCCTCGCCGGTCCCGAACAGGGTCACCGGGTCACCGACGCGGACGTCGTCGTCACCGACGTCGACCAGGAACTGGTCCATCGCGACCCGACCGGCGATCGGGTACCTGGTGCCGTTGATCGCGACCTCGACCCGGCCCTGCGCCGCCCGTGAGACGCCGTCCGCGTACCCGACGGGCACGAGCGCCAGGGTCGTCTCGGCGTCGGTGCGGTACGTGTAGTCGTAGGAGACACCGGTGCCG encodes the following:
- a CDS encoding dihydrofolate reductase family protein, whose amino-acid sequence is MPARFVYWMNVSLDLLIERDHGDHSGLEGPDWLRIDGPLHREFNARARAMTMFVEGRVVRDMMDPFWPDARADESLPEWFREFGHIWTDIPKVLVSRTRTAADHHTRVIGGDDAIAQLAALRQESEGDIAVGGATLATQLLAAGLVDELLLYTHPAVLGAGRPLFDEPVPEPLLLDLLEQRAFPDGVTLHRYAVRGATA
- the tsaE gene encoding tRNA (adenosine(37)-N6)-threonylcarbamoyltransferase complex ATPase subunit type 1 TsaE, giving the protein MGALGARLARVLRAGDLVVLTGPLGAGKTTMTRGLGSALGARGQVSSPTFVLARTHPTTAGPDLVHVDAYRLSDPVELDDLDLDWDGSIVVVEWGRGMVDGVSDSVLDVEIVRATGGAAETGEDVDPDDVPDEPRRVVVTGSGPRWQGVTL